In a single window of the Coffea eugenioides isolate CCC68of chromosome 3, Ceug_1.0, whole genome shotgun sequence genome:
- the LOC113765127 gene encoding rRNA-processing protein fcf2-like, translated as MAAASGNKNNAPAVTGLAWEPKLPWLPVPDTASASSSRNHLRRRHHHLGAETSTSPSSFSSQQDDLIDGLYLPPNDPKKLNKLLRKQLRHTAGKHWFDMPAPTLTPELKKDLHLLKLRNAMDPKRHYKKGDSRSKTLPKYFQVGTIIESASEFYTGRLTKKERKATLADELLSDSNLAVYRKRKVQEIEEQNRPAGVDKWKIRGRKSMKRAKQMRH; from the exons ATGGCAGCAGCATCAGGAAACAAGAACAACGCACCAGCAGTAACTGGACTAGCGTGGGAACCCAAGCTACCTTGGCTTCCAGTTCCAGATACAGCTTCAGCTTCTTCGTCCAGAAACCACCTCCGCCGCCGCCACCACCATTTGGGGGCCGAAACTAGCACAAGCCCCTCCTCTTTTTCCTCCCAACAGGACGACCTCATAGATGGACTCTACCTTCCGCCTAACGACCCCAAAAAGCTCAATAAATTGCTCAGGAAACAACTCCGACACACTGCTGGCAAGCATTG GTTTGACATGCCTGCTCCGACTCTCACTCCCGAGTTAAAGAAAGACCTCCACCTCTTGAAG TTAAGGAATGCTATGGATCCCAAGAGACACTACAAGAAGGGTGACTCGAGATCAAAAACTCTTCCCAAATACTTTCAG GTGGGGACTATAATAGAGTCTGCTTCAGAATTCTATACAGGTCGACTTACCAAGAAGGAGAGGAAGGCTACCCTTGCTGATGAGCTACTCTCTGATTCTAACCTTGCAGTGTACAG GAAGCGCAAGGTTCAAGAGATTGAAGAGCAAAACCGACCTGCTGGGGTTGACAAGTGGAAAATAAGAGGACGGAAGTCCATGAAGCGAGCTAAGCAAATGAGGCATTGA
- the LOC113765126 gene encoding pyruvate dehydrogenase (acetyl-transferring) kinase, mitochondrial: MAAKKLQETLSKGVLEEVHRYGGMKQTGVSLRYMMEFGSRPTPRNLLLSAQFLHNELSIRIARRALELQSLPYGLSSKPAVLKVRDWYLDSFRDLRSFPEIKDKNDELEFTQMIKMIKVRHNNVVPTMALGVQQLKKDLKPKVDYQDLDEIHQFLDRFYMSRIGIRMLIGQHVALHDPNPPPDCVGYIHTKMSPVEVARHASEDARCICFREYGSAPDVNIYGDPNFTFPYVPTHLHLMVFELVKNSLRAVQEQFMNSDKVAPPIRIIVADGIEDVTIKVSDEGGGIPRSGLPKIFTYLYSTAKNPLDEQVDLGIANTTTMAGYGYGLPISRLYARYFGGDLQIISMEGYGTDAYLHLSRLGDSQEPLP; encoded by the exons ATGGCTGCCAAAAAGCTTCAGGAGACGCTGTCTAAGGGTGTGCTTGAAGAAGTTCATAGATATGGTGGAATGAAGCAAACCGGAGTCAGTCTCAGGTACATGATGGAATTCGGCTCCCGACCCACCCCCCGCAACCTCCTCCTTTCTGCTCAGTTCCTCCACAACGAGCTCTCCATTAGGATTGCCAGAAGGGCTCTTGAGCTCCAGTCCCTCCCCTATGGCTTATCCTCCAAACCTGCCGTTCTCAAA GTGCGAGATTGGTATCTGGATTCTTTTCGTGATCTTAGATCCTTTCCAGAGATAAAAGACAAGAACGATGAGCTTGAATTCACTCAAATGATCAAGATGATTAAGGTGAGGCACAACAATGTTGTTCCCACGATGGCTTTGGGCGTCCAGCAGTTAAAGAAAGATCTAAAACCCAAGGTGGACTATCAGGATCTGGATGAGATTCACCAGTTTCTAGACCGTTTTTATATGTCAAGAATTGGGATCCGCATGCTCATTG GGCAGCACGTGGCTTTGCATGATCCCAATCCTCCTCCTGATTGTGTGGGATATATACATACAAAGATGTCTCCTGTGGAGGTTGCTCGACATGCCAGTGAGGATGCCCGCTGCATTTGTTTCCGGGAGTATGGCAGTGCTCCAGATGTTAATATTTATGGGGATCCTAATTTTACCTTTCC TTACGTACCTACACATCTGCATCTTATGGTTTTTGAGTTGGTTAAGAATTCTTTGCGTGCTGTTCAAGAGCAGTTTATGAATTCCGACAAGGTTGCACCCCCTATTCGTATAATCGTCGCTGACGGAATAGAGGATGTTACCATTAAG GTTTCTGATGAAGGCGGAGGAATTCCAAGAAGTGGCCTTCCAAAAATTTTTACATATCTCTACAGTACTGCAAAGAATCCCCTTGATGAGCAGGTGGACCTGGGAATCGCCAATACAACAACTATGGCTGGTTATGGATATGGACTTCCAATAAGCCGCTTGTATGCTCGGTATTTTGGTGGTGATTTACAGATTATATCCATGGAGGGATACG GGACGGATGCCTACCTTCACTTGTCTCGGCTTGGTGATTCGCAGGAGCCTTTGCCTTGA
- the LOC113766849 gene encoding novel plant SNARE 13, with amino-acid sequence MANNLDLQMSPQMEQIHGEIRDNFRALANGFQKLDKIKDSNRQNKQLEELTGKMRECKRLIKEFDREIKDEESRNPPEVNKQLNDEKQSMIKELNSYVALRKTYMSSLGNKRVELFDMGAGASEPTAEENVQMASEMSNQELVNAGMKTMNETDQTIERSKQVVHQTIEVGTQTATTLKGQTEQMGRVVNELDTIQFSIKKASQLVKEIGRQVATDKCIMFFLFLIVCGVIAIIVVKIVNPHNKSIRDIPGLAPPAPTTRRLLYLKSGTTY; translated from the exons ATGGCCAACAATTTGGACTTGCAGATGAGCCCTCAAATGGAGCAGATCCACGGTGAAATCCGTGATAATTTTCGTGCCCTCGC AAATGGCTTTCAAAAGCTGGATAAGATCAAGGACTCCAATAGGCAGAACAAGCAGCTGGAAGAACTTACAGGCAAGATGAGGGAGTGTAAAAG GTTAATCAAGGAGTTTGATCGTGAAATTAAGGATGAGGAGAGTAGAAATCCTCCTGAAGTTAACAAGCAACTCAATGATGAGAAGCAGTCCATG ATCAAAGAGCTGAACTCATATGTAGCCTTGAGAAAAAC ATATATGAGCAGTCTTGGCAACAAAAGGGTTGAACTTTTTGATATGGGAGCAGGTGCTAGTGAACCTACAGCAGAGGAAAATGTTCAAATGGCATCAG AGATGTCCAATCAGGAGCTTGTCAATGCTGGAATGAAGACAATGAATGAAACTGATCAGACCATTGAACGCTCCAAGCAG GTTGTTCATCAAACCATTGAGGTGGGAACGCAAACTGCTACTACTTTGAAGGGCCAA ACTGAGCAAATGGGCCGCGTTGTTAATGAGTTGGATACAATTCAGTTCTCAATAAAGAAGGCATCACAGCTTGTCAAGGAGATTGGTAGGCAG GTTGCCACAGACAAGTGCATCATGTTTTTTCTATTCCTCATTGTCTGTGGAGTAATAGCCATAATCGTTGTGAAG ATTGTGAATCCCCACAACAAAAGCATACGTGACATTCCGGGATTGGCTCCACCTGCTCCCACGACGAGGAGATTATTGTATCTGAAGTCGGGGACAACCTATTGA
- the LOC113764732 gene encoding probable receptor-like protein kinase At5g18500 isoform X1 produces the protein MASGLNFELSKRTHIFHLKVWVLIAIFVGLFLVFIVLVLPFCLSRKRSKRGSATLPISQIPKVSKEIKEIKVDQYSAKNYAAHDIDFLTLQDKFSDKDSDKLLSCEKAMNADNSSQYDSFTNLEKEGVACESGEKGGAGAIYNSHPVAVSSPLSGLPEFSHLGWGHWFTLRDLEVATNRFSKENVIGEGGYGVVYRGRLINGSPVAVKKILNNIGQAEKEFRVEVEAIGHVRHKNLVRLLGYCIEGTHRLLVYEYVNNGNLEQWLHGAMSHRGYLTWEARMKVLVGTAKALAYLHEAIEPKVVHRDIKSSNILIDDDFNAKLSDFGLAKLLGAGKSHITTRVMGTFGYVAPEYANSGLLNEKSDVYSFGVVLLEAITGRDPVDYGRPAPEVNLVDWLKVMVGSRRFEEVVDPTIETRPPTTALKRALLTALRCVDPDAEKRPIMSQVARMLESEEYPVLRKLHNQGGRRRRNQPGSQRENDETDRSENPILRRSDG, from the exons ATGGCATCCGGCCTTAACTTTGAACTGTCAAAGAGAACTCACATCTTTCATCTTAAGGTGTGGGTTTTAATAGCCATCTTTGTGGGCTTGTTCCTTGTGTTTATTGTTTTGGTTCTGCCATTTTGTCTGTCACGTAAAAGATCAAAAAGAGGCAGTGCCACTCTTCCAATTAGCCAAATTCCCAAGGTATCAAAGGAAATTAAAGAGATCAAGGTTGACCAATATTCAGCCAAAAATTATGCTGCCCATGATATTGATTTCCTTACCCTTCAGGACAAGTTTAGTGATAAAGATTCAGATAAGCTTCTTAGCTGTGAAAAGGCCATGAATGCTGATAATAGCAGTCAATATGATTCCTTTACTAATTTGGAGAAAGAAGGTGTCGCGTGTGAGTCAGGGGAAAAGGGGGGCGCTGGAGCAATATATAATTCACATCCAGTAGCTGTTTCTTCCCCTTTATCAGGTCTTCCTGAGTTTTCTCACCTTGGTTGGGGTCATTGGTTTACGCTTAGGGACCTTGAAGTTGCAACCAACAGATTTTCCAAGGAAAATGTTATTGGTGAGGGTGGATATGGAGTTGTTTATCGTGGCCGACTGATAAACGGCTCTCCTGTTGCTGTTAAAAAAATCCTCAACAATAT AGGGCAAGCAGAGAAGGAATTCAGGGTTGAAGTTGAGGCTATTGGTCATGTCCGCCACAAAAATTTAGTTCGACTTCTGGGTTACTGTATTGAAGGAACTCACAG GTTGTTGGTATATGAATATGTAAACAATGGAAATCTAGAGCAATGGCTTCATGGAGCCATGAGCCATCGTGGTTATCTTACTTGGGAGGCTCGTATGAAAGTTTTAGTAGGCACTGCAAAAGC TCTTGCATATTTGCACGAGGCAATTGAGCCCAAAGTGGTGCATCGAGATATAAAGTCAAGCAATATACTCATTGATGATGACTTCAATGCTAAACTATCTGATTTTGGTCTGGCTAAGCTGCTCGGTGCTGGAAAAAGTCACATTACAACCAGAGTTATGGGTACCTTTGG ATATGTTGCACCTGAATATGCAAATAGTGGCCTCCTAAATGAGAAGAGTGATGTTTATAGCTTTGGGGTTGTGCTCTTGGAAGCCATTACTGGAAGAGATCCTGTAGATTATGGTCGCCCTGCACCTGAG GTAAACTTAGTTGACTGGCTCAAGGTGATGGTCGGGAGCAGACGCTTTGAAGAAGTTGTTGACCCCACAATTGAGACCAGGCCACCAACAACAGCCCTCAAACGGGCTCTTTTGACCGCTTTAAGATGTGTTGATCCTGATGCTGAAAAGAGACCTATTATGAGTCAGGTTGCTCGCATGCTTGAATCAGAAGAGTATCCAGTATTGCGAAAG TTGCACAATCAGGGTGGTAGAAGACGAAGAAATCAACCAGGCTCTCAGAGGGAGAATGACGAGACAGATAGGAGCGAAAATCCGATTTTGAGAAGAAGTGACGGCTAA
- the LOC113764732 gene encoding probable receptor-like protein kinase At5g18500 isoform X2: MASGLNFELSKRTHIFHLKVWVLIAIFVGLFLVFIVLVLPFCLSRKRSKRGSATLPISQIPKVSKEIKEIKVDQYSAKNYAAHDIDFLTLQDKFSDKDSDKLLSCEKAMNADNSSQYDSFTNLEKEGVACESGEKGGAGAIYNSHPVAVSSPLSGLPEFSHLGWGHWFTLRDLEVATNRFSKENVIGEGGYGVVYRGRLINGSPVAVKKILNNIGQAEKEFRVEVEAIGHVRHKNLVRLLGYCIEGTHRLLVYEYVNNGNLEQWLHGAMSHRGYLTWEARMKVLVGTAKALAYLHEAIEPKVVHRDIKSSNILIDDDFNAKLSDFGLAKLLGAGKSHITTRVMGTFGYVAPEYANSGLLNEKSDVYSFGVVLLEAITGRDPVDYGRPAPEVNLVDWLKVMVGSRRFEEVVDPTIETRPPTTALKRALLTALRCVDPDAEKRPIMSQVARMLESEEYPVLRKGGRRRRNQPGSQRENDETDRSENPILRRSDG, encoded by the exons ATGGCATCCGGCCTTAACTTTGAACTGTCAAAGAGAACTCACATCTTTCATCTTAAGGTGTGGGTTTTAATAGCCATCTTTGTGGGCTTGTTCCTTGTGTTTATTGTTTTGGTTCTGCCATTTTGTCTGTCACGTAAAAGATCAAAAAGAGGCAGTGCCACTCTTCCAATTAGCCAAATTCCCAAGGTATCAAAGGAAATTAAAGAGATCAAGGTTGACCAATATTCAGCCAAAAATTATGCTGCCCATGATATTGATTTCCTTACCCTTCAGGACAAGTTTAGTGATAAAGATTCAGATAAGCTTCTTAGCTGTGAAAAGGCCATGAATGCTGATAATAGCAGTCAATATGATTCCTTTACTAATTTGGAGAAAGAAGGTGTCGCGTGTGAGTCAGGGGAAAAGGGGGGCGCTGGAGCAATATATAATTCACATCCAGTAGCTGTTTCTTCCCCTTTATCAGGTCTTCCTGAGTTTTCTCACCTTGGTTGGGGTCATTGGTTTACGCTTAGGGACCTTGAAGTTGCAACCAACAGATTTTCCAAGGAAAATGTTATTGGTGAGGGTGGATATGGAGTTGTTTATCGTGGCCGACTGATAAACGGCTCTCCTGTTGCTGTTAAAAAAATCCTCAACAATAT AGGGCAAGCAGAGAAGGAATTCAGGGTTGAAGTTGAGGCTATTGGTCATGTCCGCCACAAAAATTTAGTTCGACTTCTGGGTTACTGTATTGAAGGAACTCACAG GTTGTTGGTATATGAATATGTAAACAATGGAAATCTAGAGCAATGGCTTCATGGAGCCATGAGCCATCGTGGTTATCTTACTTGGGAGGCTCGTATGAAAGTTTTAGTAGGCACTGCAAAAGC TCTTGCATATTTGCACGAGGCAATTGAGCCCAAAGTGGTGCATCGAGATATAAAGTCAAGCAATATACTCATTGATGATGACTTCAATGCTAAACTATCTGATTTTGGTCTGGCTAAGCTGCTCGGTGCTGGAAAAAGTCACATTACAACCAGAGTTATGGGTACCTTTGG ATATGTTGCACCTGAATATGCAAATAGTGGCCTCCTAAATGAGAAGAGTGATGTTTATAGCTTTGGGGTTGTGCTCTTGGAAGCCATTACTGGAAGAGATCCTGTAGATTATGGTCGCCCTGCACCTGAG GTAAACTTAGTTGACTGGCTCAAGGTGATGGTCGGGAGCAGACGCTTTGAAGAAGTTGTTGACCCCACAATTGAGACCAGGCCACCAACAACAGCCCTCAAACGGGCTCTTTTGACCGCTTTAAGATGTGTTGATCCTGATGCTGAAAAGAGACCTATTATGAGTCAGGTTGCTCGCATGCTTGAATCAGAAGAGTATCCAGTATTGCGAAAG GGTGGTAGAAGACGAAGAAATCAACCAGGCTCTCAGAGGGAGAATGACGAGACAGATAGGAGCGAAAATCCGATTTTGAGAAGAAGTGACGGCTAA
- the LOC113764733 gene encoding pto-interacting protein 1 produces MSCFGCCSEDDMQKTHDHGPFTANNFAGNNAGFRVPESVPKDQPAKRIQPIAVPAIPVDELKDITDNFGTNALIGEGSYGRVYHGVLKSGQAAAIKKLDSSKQPDQDFLEQVSMVSRLKHENVVGLLGYSVDGGLRVLAYEYAPNGSLHDILHGRKGVKGAQPGPVLSWAQRVKIAVGAAKGLEYLHEKVQPHIIHRDIKSSNVLLFEDDVSKIADFDLSNQAPDMAARLHSTRVLGTFGYHAPEYAMTGQLSAKSDVYSFGVVLLELLTGRKPVDHTLPRGQQSLVTWATPKLSEDKVKQCVDARLQDQYPPKAVAKMAAVAALCVQYEADFRPNMSIVVKALQPLLNARSGASSETPNL; encoded by the exons ATGAGCTGCTTCGGTTGTTGTTCGGAAGATGACATGCAAAAGACACATGATCATGGACCATTTACAGCAAATAACTTTGCAG GTAATAATGCAGGCTTTCGTGTCCCAGAATCAGTTCCAAAGGACCAACCAGCCAAAAGGATCCAGCCAATTGCTGTCCCAGCTATTCCAGTTGATGAATTGAAGGACATCACAGATAACTTTGGTACAAATGCTTTGATTGGTGAGGGATCATATGGAAGGGTATACCATGGTGTCTTGAAAAGTGGCCAGGCTGCAGCCATAAAGAAGTTAGACTCCAGTAAGCAACCAGACCAGGATTTCTTGGAACAG GTTTCTATGGTATCAAGATTGAAACACGAAAATGTTGTTGGGCTTCTTGGTTATTCTGTGGATGGTGGTCTCCGTGTCTTGGCCTATGAGTATGCTCCCAATGGATCTCTGCATGATATTCTTCATG GACGAAAAGGTGTTAAAGGTGCTCAGCCAGGTCCAGTGCTATCTTGGGCCCAAAGGGTTAAAATTGCTGTTGGGGCTGCAAAAGGCCTCGAATATTTGCATGAAAAGGTGCAGCCTCATATTATCCACCGCGATATTAAGTCCAGCAATGTTTTACTTTTCGAGGATGATGTCTCCAAAATTGCTGATTTTGATTTGTCAAATCAAGCCCCTGACATGGCAGCACGCCTTCATTCTACTCGAGTCCTGGGGACTTTTGGTTATCATGCTCCAGA GTATGCAATGACTGGGCAGCTGAGTGCAAAGAGTGATGTTTACAGCTTTGGTGTTGTTCTTCTGGAGCTGTTGACTGGTCGTAAACCTGTGGATCATACGTTGCCACGAGGACAGCAGAGTCTGGTAACGTGG GCGACTCCGAAACTCAGTGAGGATAAGGTGAAGCAGTGTGTTGATGCTAGACTACAGGATCAATACCCTCCTAAGGCAGTTGCTAAG ATGGCTGCCGTCGCTGCCTTGTGCGTGCAATACGAAGCAGATTTCCGGCCGAACATGAGCATCGTAGTAAAAGCTCTGCAGCCTCTTTTGAATGCTCGAAGTGGAGCTTCCAGTGAAACACCAAACCTGTGA
- the LOC113764874 gene encoding squamosa promoter-binding-like protein 1, with the protein MEAEIGGKAYHYYGPVVSDLKAVGKRSVEWDLNDWKWDGDLFTAAPLNSLPSDCRSRQFFPIGSEIPTNSLVSNSVSSGSDEMFVGSDKGKRELEKRRRGVDGEDEELTDEAGSLHLKLGGHVYPITEGDADKWEGKSGKKTKVVGPSSNRAVCQVEDCRADLSNAKDYHRRHKVCDVHSKATRALVGNVMQRFCQQCSRFHVLQEFDEGKRSCRRRLAGHNKRRRKTHPESVESGTPATDERGSNYLLISLLRILSNIHSNNSSDQTKDQDLLSHLLRSLAGLAGIVNEKNLTGLLPGSQDLQNAGTSDGNPAKDTSRNMLQYSTMPASESAQKRILGDDDNGIVRISSPAQSTLLLPPKEGILTKASSLGTTVGKTRMNNIDLNNAYDDSQDCIENLQSSDCPTHIGKASSGCPLWVYQAPYKSSPPQPSGNSGSTSTQSPSSSSGEAQSRTDRIVFKLFGKDPSDFPLALRKQILDWLSHSPSDIESYIRPGCVILTIYIRMDKSTWEELCYDLTSSLRRLLDASTDSFWKSGWIYARVRHRVAFVYDGCIVLDTPLPHKSQKSCRILNIKPIAVCASGEVKFSVRGINLSQPTTRLLCALEGKYLAQERCADVIGGADLYIEHAEIQTLNFTCTVPDVTGRGFIEVEDHGLSSSFFPFIVAENDVCSEISTLESVIEAAEISNGLHGDNQNLEARNQALDFIHEIGWLLHRSQLKFRLGQQDPNLDTFPFQRFRWLIEFSVEHDWCAVVKMLLNVLFNKLMGEEKRSSIEDALLDIGLLHRAVRRNCRSMVEVLLRYHPDADLNKLSAIRYVFRPDVKGPGGLTPLHIAAGRDGAEHVLDALTDDPGLVGVEAWRSARDSTGLTPNDYACLRGHYSYIHLVQKKINKKWGSQHVVLEIPDGHVQSSMNQKTADENKSRKVSSLSTEMSVVKPSHVHCRQCEQKLAYGRNRTSLAIYRPAMLSMVAIAAVCVCVALLFKSSPEVDYVYGPFRWEYLEYGSS; encoded by the exons ATGGAAGCCGAGATTGGGGGAAAGGCCTACCATTATTATGGTCCAGTCGTGTCAGATTTGAAGGCTGTTGGGAAGAGGAGTGTGGAATGGGATTTGAATGATTGGAAGTGGGACGGGGACTTGTTTACCGCTGCACCCCTCAATTCTCTGCCCTCCGATTGTAGGAGCAGGCAGTTCTTCCCTATTGGATCAGAAATTCCCACAAACTCCCTTGTGTCCAACAGTGTATCATCTggttctgatgaaatgtttgtCGGGAGTGACAAAGGCAAGAGGGAATTGGAGAAAAGGAGGAGGGGTGTTGATGGGGAAGATGAAGAGTTGACTGATGAGGCAGGATCGCTTCATCTGAAGCTGGGTGGCCACGTGTACCCTATCACAGAAGGCGATGCTGATAAGTGGGAGGGCAAGAGTGGGAAGAAAACAAAAGTTGTGGGGCCTTCATCTAATCGTGCCGTCTGCCAAGTGGAGGATTGTCGAGCTGATTTGAGCAATGCTAAGGATTATCACCGGCGACATAAAGTCTGTGATGTGCATTCTAAGGCTACCAGAGCTTTGGTTGGGAATGTTATGCAACGGTTCTGTCAGCAGTGTAGCAG GTTTCATGTTCTTCAAGAGTTTGATGAAGGTAAGCGGAGCTGTCGTAGGCGTTTAGCAGGTCATAACAAACGGAGAAGAAAGACACATCCAGAGAGCGTAGAGAGCGGTACCCCAGCTACAGATGAACGGGGCAGTAATTAtctacttatcagtttgctAAGGATACTCTCCAATATACACT CAAATAATAGCTCAGATCAAACAAAGGATCAGGATTTGCTATCCCATTTACTGAGAAGCCTGGCTGGTCTTGCTGGTATAGTTAATGAGAAAAACTTGACTGGATTATTACCTGGATCTCAAGATTTGCAAAATGCTGGGACATCTGATGGGAATCCTGCAAAG GACACTTCTAGGAATATGCTGCAATATTCAACCATGCCTGCTTCTGAATCAGCACAGAAAAGAATTTTGGGAGATGATGATAATGGGATTGTACGAATTTCATCTCCAGCTCAATCCACTCTACTTTTACCTCCAAAAGAAGGCATCTTGACCAAAGCAAGTTCCTTGGGTACTACCGTTgggaagacaagaatgaataacaTTGACCTGAATAATGCTTATGATGATTCTCAAGATTGTATAGAAAATCTACAAAGTTCTGATTGCCCTACGCATATTGGAAAAGCTTCTTCTGGCTGCCCTTTATGGGTGTATCAAGCCCCATACAAGTCTAGCCCACCCCAGCCAAGTGGGAACTCAGGCTCTACATCTACGCAGTCACCATCCAGTTCCAGTGGAGAGGCCCAG AGCCGCACAGATCGAATAGTTTTTAAACTCTTTGGGAAAGACCCTAGTGATTTTCCTCTTGCCCTTAGGAAACAG ATTCTTGATTGGTTATCACACAGTCCTAGTGACATTGAAAGCTACATCAGACCTGGTTGTGTCATACTAACAATTTACATACGCATGGATAAATCCACATGGGAAGAG CTGTGTTATGATCTCACCTCCAGTTTGAGGAGGCTTCTTGATGCATCTACAGATTCTTTCTGGAAAAGCGGATGGATATATGCTCGAGTGAGGCATCGTGTGGCATTTGTATATGATG GCTGCATTGTTTTGGACACACCATTACCGCATAAGAGCCAAAAAAGTTGCAGGATATTAAATATCAAGCCAATTGCAGTTTGCGCCTCTGGTGAAGTTAAATTTTCAGTTAGAGGAATCAACTTATCTCAACCCACCACTAG GTTACTATGTGCACTAGAGGGAAAATATTTAGCCCAGGAACGTTGTGCTGATGTAATAGGCGGAGCTGATCTATACATTGAGCATGCTGAGATCCAGACACTTAACTTCACTTGCACTGTACCAGATGTTACTGGCAGGGGATTTATAGAG GTTGAGGATCATGGTCTAAGCAGCAGCTTCTTTCCATTTATAGTTGCTGAGAACGATGTTTGTTCTGAAATATCTACCCTGGAGAGCGTCATTGAGGCTGCTGAAATTTCTAATGGTTTACACGGAGACAACCAAAATTTAGAAGCCAGGAACCAAGCTCTGGACTTCATACATGAAATTGGTTGGCTTCTCCATAGAAGTCAGTTGAAGTTTAGATTGGGTCAACAAGATCCCAACTTGGATACATTTCCCTTCCAGCGATTCAGATGGCTTATAGAGTTCTCAGTCGAACATGACTGGTGTGCGGTGGTCAAGATGCTTTTGAACGTTCTGTTCAACAAACTCATGGGTGAAGAAAAACGCTCTTCAATTGAAGATGCACTGCTGGACATTGGGTTGCTCCATAGAGCTGTTCGGCGAAATTGTAGGTCCATGGTTGAAGTCCTCCTAAGATATCATCCAGATGCAGATCTGAATAAATTAAGTGCAATCCGCTATGTATTTAGACCTGACGTCAAAGGCCCTGGGGGCTTGACTCCTCTGCACATAGCAGCCGGACGCGATGGAGCTGAGCATGTGTTGGATGCATTAACTGATGATCCTGGACTG GTGGGAGTTGAAGCATGGAGAAGTGCCCGTGACAGCACAGGATTGACACCAAATGATTATGCATGCTTGCGAGGTCACTACTCATACATCCATCTGGTCCAAaagaaaatcaataaaaaatggGGCAGCCAGCATGTGGTGCTTGAGATTCCTGATGGTCATGTACAGAGCAGCATGAACCAGAAAACGGCAGATGAAAATAAGTCAAGGAAGGTTTCCAGCCTCAGTACTGAGATGAGTGTAGTGAAACCAAGTCACGTACACTGCAGGCAGTGTGAGCAGAAATTGGCTTATGGAAGGAACAGAACATCGCTAGCAATTTACAGGCCGGCCATGCTTTCGATGGTTGCAATTGCGGCTGTCTGTGTTTGCGTGGCTTTGTTGTTTAAGAGCTCTCCGGAAGTGGATTATGTTTATGGTCCCTTCAGGTGGGAATATTTGGAGTATGGATCAAGCTGA